The Tripterygium wilfordii isolate XIE 37 chromosome 18, ASM1340144v1, whole genome shotgun sequence nucleotide sequence tttcaatttagacccccTAGTTATAAAAAATCATTCTCATGGTTGAAACAAGAAGACAAATATCAATTATTAcgtatcatattttataaattttttatttttagtgttatttttgtaCTCTAGAATGTATAATTAATGGACCCCTGCTTAACTTTGCCTACCCACATATAAAATCCTTTGTCCGTCAATGTGACCCCCCTCATACGAAGTCCTGGCTTCGCCCCTGTCTACAGTTGCAGCTTTGAAGCGTACCAAGACACGCTCTACACATATTCTCTAAGACAATTCTACAATGAATGTGACATTTACGGTACAGTTGATTTCATATTCGAAAACGCCGCCGTTGTGCTCTAAAACTGCAACTTGTACTCGAGCTACCAATGACGGGGCAATCCAACGCGCTTACCGCACAAGGTCGGACTGACCGGAACCAGAACACAGGGATTTTGATCCAGAACTGTAACGTGAGAGCTGCAAATGATTTGGCTTCGTCGAATAGAACTGTTCAGACATATTTAGGCCAGCCGTGGAAGGAATATTCCATGACGGTTTATATGCAGAGTTTCATGGATGGTTCTATTAATCCTGCCGGGTGGTCCGCATGGAGTGGAGACTTTGCACTGAGTACATTGTATTATGATAACAACAGACCCGGATCCAACACCAGTAATCGGTTCACTTGGCCCGGTTACCATGTGATTAAAGCTGCTGATGCTGCCAATTTCACAGTGTCTGCTTTCTTGTTGGGAGATAATTGGATACGCCAAACAGGAGTCCATTACACCGCTGGCTTGATATGAATACGGCGTCGTATTTTCACGCTGCCAAACGGGTAATTGGCAAATTGCAAGTATTATgggctttgattttttattacattgttaatgGGCCAACCAACTGTCAGCCCATTTGTCCAAAATGGACATgtctttcataattttattgGATGAATAATATAAGCCTGTTTATAA carries:
- the LOC119984280 gene encoding LOW QUALITY PROTEIN: probable pectinesterase/pectinesterase inhibitor 7 (The sequence of the model RefSeq protein was modified relative to this genomic sequence to represent the inferred CDS: inserted 1 base in 1 codon; substituted 1 base at 1 genomic stop codon), with the translated sequence MSKGFTPVVAPDFVAVNITIRNTVGAVNHQTVALRNCADLSTFYSQGCSFEAYQDTLYTYSLRQFYNECDIYGTVDFIFENAAVVLXNCNLYXELPMTGQSNALTAQGRTDRNQNTGILIQNCNVRAANDLASSNRTVQTYLGQPWKEYSMTVYMQSFMDGSINPAGWSAWSGDFALSTLYYDNNRPGSNTSNRFTWPGYHVIKAADAANFTVSAFLLGDNWIRQTGVHYTAGLI